The Sinomicrobium kalidii region CTTCTATGAAAAGTTGTGTCCCTTTCCGGGTAACCCTTTCCTGCATAACCACTGTATCGGCACCTTCGGGCACAACGGCACCGGTGAAAATCCGTACGGCTTTTCCTGTTGATATGGGGGCTTTACTCCCTTTACCCGCGGGGATCTCCCCATCTACAAGAAGGCTTCCTCCGTTTTTCCAGTCTTTAAAAACAAAGGCATACCCGTCCATTGCCGACTGGTGAAAAGGCGGAATGTCACAGGTGGCATATACATCCTCCGCAAGGACATGATCTACTGCCTTTTCCACATCTACTTCAACAGGCGGAAGGGAAAACATGTTTTCCCTGATTATTTTTCTGGCTTCGGTTACGGGGATCATCTGATTTGATTTATAACTTCAGGATTTATGATGTATGACTTGCGGTTTTAGCTTTACGTCCCTAATTTTACTCTTATTTTACAAATTGTTATCCGCCTATACTGATCATACTGCGGTTTTCGATGTCTTTTCCGTCCATCTTTTTAAAGTCTTTATCGAGCTGCCCCCCGAGTCCCCTGGCCTTTTGCAACACATTTTTTCTGATGAGGGGTTCCAGTGCTTCCCCCTTTCGCAATGCGGCCAGCAGGTCCATTTCTCCTTTGGAGAAAAGACAGTTTTTCATCTTTCCGTCCGCGGTGAGCCGCATCCGGTTGCAGCCGCTGCAAAACGGGGCACTCATGGTACTTATCACGGCAAACGTTCCCTTATGGCCGGGAATCCTGTATTTCTTGGCCGTGTCGTGCGGGCCTTCCGCCAAGCGTTCGGGACGGTATTCCGATTTCACGATCTCAAGCATTTCCTTCCAGGTAAACACCTGGTTGCTGGTCCATTTATTGCCGCTGAAAGGCATAAATTCAATAAAACGTACATGAATGGGATGGTCTTTGGTCCAGGCCACAAAATCCAGTATTTCGTTATCATTCAATCCTTTCATAATAACGGCATTCACTTTTACGTGAAAACCGTTTTCCATGGCCAGTTCTATATTGTCCAGTGCCGACTTAAACTGTTTTCTGCGGGTCATCCACAGGAATTTTTCCGGTTTCAGGGTATCGAGGCTTATGTTCAGCGACCGGACCCCGGTTTCTTTCAGAATATCCATGTAGCGGTGCAAAAGGGTGGCATTGGTGGTCATTGTCAGGGTTACGGGAAGCTTTGAAAGCCTTTGCAAAATTTCCCCTACATCTTTCCTCGCCAAAGGTTCCCCTCCGGTAAGCCGTATCTTATTCACCCCGAGCGCTACAAAGGTCTTTGCTATGGTCTCAATTTCATCGACCTGCATCAACCGGGCTTCCGGGGTAAAGTCGTAATCCTCGTCCGGCATACAATAAAAACACCGCAGGTTACACACATCGGTAAGCGATATCCTGAGATAATCATGGGTTCTGTTGTACGTATCCTTTATCATCTTATCCATCTGAATCCTTCCTTTATATTATCTTAATGTCCGCTTACCAGCTTTTTATAATCTTCCGGAGTATCAATATCGGTATTTCCCCGGGGAAATTCCACCGTTATCGTTTCCCTGTCATTCTTCCGGATAATTCCCCTGGCTCCTTTATCCCCTTTCAGGGCGAGCAATTCGGGAAAAACATCTTTGTGAAACAATGCGGGAACGCCTTTCTTATTCCTGTAAGAACTGGCTACTACGGGAGCATCGGTTGTTATTTGCCGTTCCAGTAGTTTAGTTAAAAGTTCCGAATTTACAAAAGGTTGGTCACATAACATAACCAATATCCCTTCTATCATATTTTCCTTGTCTTTTGTTAGGTAACCTACTCCGAGGCGGATACCGGAGGCCATTCCTTCTTCATACTCGGGGTTTTCCAGAAATACCGTTCCGTTTTGTTTTACATTTTGTTTTATGCTGCCCGCACTGTTCCCGAGAATAACCACAATATTTTTTACCCCCGTTTTTGTAGCTTCATCAATAGCATGTTGTAACAGCGATTTACCCCTGTATTCCAGCAACTGTTTGGGTTGTCCCATACGTGCGGAACTTCCTGCGGCAAGAATGATGATACCGTATGTTCTGGTTCTAATTTTATCAGCTGTGGTCATTTTACTTTCCAATACTTCTACATATCAATAGTATTTATTACTTCCCTGCAACAAGCCCTTCTATAAGGTCTAAGGCTTCCGAAGGTTTTTCAATAGCAGAACTTACAATCGTTCCGTTTTTGTTTATAAGTATATATTTCGGTATCGTCTGTATATTGTAATTTTGTCCGAAATCTCCCTCTTTTCCATCTTTGATTAACAGATCTGTCCCGGCCCCGCTTTGATTCTTCGCAAGAAATTCCGCCCATTTTTCCTTTGAAGAGTCTACAGAGATCATTAATATGCTGACTTCCGGATTGTTTTTATATTGTTCCGACATCGAAATTACATCTGGCCTTTGATTGATACAGGGTCCGCACCAGGTAGCCCAAACATCTATAAAAACAATATTTCCTTTTAAATCGGACAACCTTAGTTTTTCCCCGTTTTTAGCTTCACCCTCAAAATCATAGGCAGGCGCTCCTTTTTGCGCAGAAAAATATGCTTCTGATATCCTTCCCAGCTTATTGTAAAACCTGTTGGATTGTTCCCGTTGTAATATTTCCCGTAAAACCGACGCGTTCAACTTGTCTTCGTGATTTTTCCACGGAAACGGATATTCAATTAAATTCATCACATAAGTCACCTTATACCAATCTGATAATTCTTTGTTCTCCGTCCTTTGTTCGATATAGTCAAGGAACACGTCAATTTTTTCCAGTGTATCCTCTTTCTGAAAATACTCCCTCTCCAGCTTGTGTAGTGCCAAACCGGGATATTCCAGAAATTGAATGCTATTATGGTCTATCTGTTCTAAAAAGTCAAAATAATTGTTCTCCAAATCCATATCTTTGGAAACCCGTCCAAGAAAAAACATAAAATTGTATATTCTCGCCGAATTCTGAAATTTGAGAATATGGCTCTCCATTTCCGTTAACTTTTCTGAGTGCGTATTTATTACACGATCTCTTCGTTCCCGAAAATCATTCAGAACCCGGATCACAGTATCCGTATTTGAATTTTTTCCCATGAAAACATTCAGGTTCGCATTGAGAAAGGGAAGTGTGCTGTTGGATATATAATTTAAAAGAGAATCACTCAGACTATTTGTTTGTATTGCAGAGTCTTTATGAACAACAATATCAAGTTCCTTACCGGGCGTAAGAATTGTGAGATATTCTTTTTCACCCTCTTTGGTATGCAGATGGGCTGTTGTTGGTCGTTTTATGGTATACGTTTTCTTTTTTTCTTTATGATCTAAAGAAATTTTTGCCAGGTA contains the following coding sequences:
- the moaA gene encoding GTP 3',8-cyclase MoaA, which codes for MDKMIKDTYNRTHDYLRISLTDVCNLRCFYCMPDEDYDFTPEARLMQVDEIETIAKTFVALGVNKIRLTGGEPLARKDVGEILQRLSKLPVTLTMTTNATLLHRYMDILKETGVRSLNISLDTLKPEKFLWMTRRKQFKSALDNIELAMENGFHVKVNAVIMKGLNDNEILDFVAWTKDHPIHVRFIEFMPFSGNKWTSNQVFTWKEMLEIVKSEYRPERLAEGPHDTAKKYRIPGHKGTFAVISTMSAPFCSGCNRMRLTADGKMKNCLFSKGEMDLLAALRKGEALEPLIRKNVLQKARGLGGQLDKDFKKMDGKDIENRSMISIGG
- a CDS encoding nucleotidyltransferase family protein, which produces MTTADKIRTRTYGIIILAAGSSARMGQPKQLLEYRGKSLLQHAIDEATKTGVKNIVVILGNSAGSIKQNVKQNGTVFLENPEYEEGMASGIRLGVGYLTKDKENMIEGILVMLCDQPFVNSELLTKLLERQITTDAPVVASSYRNKKGVPALFHKDVFPELLALKGDKGARGIIRKNDRETITVEFPRGNTDIDTPEDYKKLVSGH
- a CDS encoding TlpA family protein disulfide reductase — encoded protein: MYKQAVITIALLTILFSCKRADTFVVNSVEENAGIDSIYISEIPDRNGEYLAKISLDHKEKKKTYTIKRPTTAHLHTKEGEKEYLTILTPGKELDIVVHKDSAIQTNSLSDSLLNYISNSTLPFLNANLNVFMGKNSNTDTVIRVLNDFRERRDRVINTHSEKLTEMESHILKFQNSARIYNFMFFLGRVSKDMDLENNYFDFLEQIDHNSIQFLEYPGLALHKLEREYFQKEDTLEKIDVFLDYIEQRTENKELSDWYKVTYVMNLIEYPFPWKNHEDKLNASVLREILQREQSNRFYNKLGRISEAYFSAQKGAPAYDFEGEAKNGEKLRLSDLKGNIVFIDVWATWCGPCINQRPDVISMSEQYKNNPEVSILMISVDSSKEKWAEFLAKNQSGAGTDLLIKDGKEGDFGQNYNIQTIPKYILINKNGTIVSSAIEKPSEALDLIEGLVAGK